Sequence from the Ereboglobus luteus genome:
CGCGCAAATTCCTCGAAGCCGCGGCCAAGGAAAACGTTGTGCGTCCGCGTGCTTATGTGGAGCTTGCGCGCCTGCGGCTGAACGAGGCGCTGGCCGCCCCGGCGGGGGCCAACGGCAGGCTTAGCGCGGCGCAAACTGCCAGCGTGCTTGATCCTCTGTTTACGGCCCGCAATCAGCCGCCGCCGATGGAGGATGTGTATTCGCTCATTGGATACACGTGGATGTGCAGCGACGCGACGCCCAAGGAGTCCCATCTCGAGGTGTTGCTCGAGGGCGCGTTAATATTCCCCAGGAGCGCGCGCATCATGCATCATGCCGCCACACTCTACGCTCTCCACGGCAGCAACAAGACCCTGGCGAAATCGCTTGTCGACATGGGAGTCAGGATATCGCCCGATCAGGAAACGCGGGAAAGTTTCGAATCACTTCGCGGCAGGTTGGAGCAGGAGCATGTTCAGGCTGCAAATTGATGAGGCATTTCTCCGCTTGTCTGATTCCGCGGAAGCGGCAACATGCTGTGCTTTCAACCTTATTCCCCTCGCATGCACATGAACAAAATCATTCCGGCACTCCTGTTGTTTTTCGCTTCGCATATCGCCTTGGCGGACAATCTGTATATTGCGTCGTTTAACATTCGCACCGACGCCGCCTCCGATTATAAAAAATTCGACGGCTGGTCGCAGCGCGTTCCCGTCATTTCCAGTCTCATCCGTTTTCACGATTTTGATTTTGTCGGCACGCAGGAGGTGAAACCCAACCAGCTCGCGGACATGCTCAAGCTCATGCCGGAATACGCACACATCGGCGTCGGCCGCGACGATGGCACGGAGAAGGGCGAGCACTGCGCCCTGTTTTATAAAAAGGACAAATACACGCTGCTCGAGCAGGATACTTTCTGGCTTTCCGAAACCCCCGGCATCGCCGGAAGCAAGGGCTGGGACGCCCGATACGCGCGCATTTGCACCTGGGGTAAATTCCAGTCCAAAACCGGTGCGAAGCAAACCGTGTATATCTTCAACCTGCACATGGACCACAAGGGCGTGCAGGCGCGCGAGGAGAGCGCAAAGCTCGTGCTCAAAATGATGAAATCGATCGCCGGTAAATCGCCCGCCCTCATCATGGGCGACTTCAACGTGACGCAAATAAGCGCCCCCTATGCCGTTCTCGCAAAGTCGAATTACGTGACCGATTGTTTCGACGCCGCGCCGATTAAGCACCTCCCCAACGGCACCTTCAACGGTTTCAACGTAAACCGTCGCACCGACGAACGCATCGATCATATTTTTGTGACAAAACAATTCACCGTCGAGCGCTACGCGATTCTAGGTGAATGTTATTGGATTCCGGTTCCCAAGGAGTTGATGAAGGAGGGCGACACCGAAAAATCGCTTGCGAAAAAAGGCCTGCCCAAGCTCCCGTCCGATCACTTCCCCGTCGCGGTTAAGGTGCGCTTGGCCGAGTAATCTTTCGACGCGCCTGGCGCTTCCAGTCGCCGGCGCGTTTTGAAAATCTTACTGCCTTCCTGGCGTTAACTTCTGGTTGTCTTCACACCCGTATTTTGCGCTGTTCAGCGGGGGCGGGTGCGGGCAAGTTACGCATATGCGCTTCAATATTATTTCCCGAATTGGTTTATTCTTCGCATTGGCAATCAGCGGTGTTGTCGGCACTGCTCTGGCAGAAACTCCGTTGCGAGTGGTCAGCTACAACATCCATGCCGGGCGGGGAATGGACAAGCAGCTCGACTTGGCGCGCATCGCCGGGGTTTTGCGGCAGCTTAATGCCGACGTAATCTTGTTGCAGGAAGTGGATGTGCGCACCAAGCGTTCGGGCGGCGTTGACCAGGCGACGGAATTGGGGCGGATGCTGGGAATGCGCTCCTATTTCGCGAAGGCCATGAGTTATGGCGGCGGCGAATACGGAAACGCGGTTTTGTCGAAACTGCCGTTTGCGCACACGTCCACGCTGGCGCTTGTGGGCGGGGTCGAGCCGCGCTCGGCGGGAATCGTGGAAATCGTGCTGCCCCGAATCGGCGCGAAGGATGCGGCGGCAGCGAACAATGGATTTCGGGTCATGTTGGTGAGCGTGCATCTGGATCACAAAAAAAAGGAAACGCAGATGGAGCATGCGAAACTGATTTCGACGGAAGTGGCGCGCCTGATGGATAAGAACTCATCGGTGGTGGCAATCTGGGGCGGAGATTTCAACGCGAGGGAAACCTCGCCGATTTGGGATGCGCTAGGAAAGGAACACAACTGGTCGATGCCTAAAAAACACGAAACGGCGAAAGCAACATTCCCTTCTCACAATCCAAAATCGGAAATTGACTGGTTCTTATACCGGACGCGCGGAACAAAAAAAACGACACTTGCGGTGCGGGAATACAAGGCGGTCTCAGAGCCTATGGCCTCGGATCATTGTCCCGTGGTGTTTGCCGTGGAGCTGCGCGACGGGCGGTAAGGCGCCCGGCCTTGGGTGCGCCGCGATTGGAATCAATTTCCTCATAACTCGACTTGCTTCGATACAAGTCGATCTGCGTCGATTCATGTCGAGGGGACGCGTGACGCCCTACCGCTTGAAGAACGAGTCGAGCGCGTTGAGGCTTTTTAGCGGGGCGGATTTTTTTCCGGGGGCGGGCGTCGTCGAAATGAGCGGCTTGGGCGCGGGCGGCGTGGCCGCGGCGGATGCGCCGGACGGAGGCGCGCCGGTTTTTCTCAGCGCGGCCAGCGCGCGGTCGAGTTTCACGGCAGAGACGGGCCCGGCGGTGCCGAGTTCCTGCGCGAAGAGGCTCACTCGGAATTCCTCGACGAGCCAGCGGAAGGTTTGCGCTTCGGGGCGCGGGGCGGCGGCGAGCGACGCGACGGCTTTTTCGTAGGGCGCGAGTTGCTTGGCGCGCTCGGCGTCCTTCGCGGGGTTTTGTTTGTGGCGTTCGGCGCGCAGGCGCATCGCCTTCAGGTAGCGCGGGAATTGCGAGAGGCGTTCGAGCGTGACGGACGGGTCTTGCAGAAAATTTTCCGAGACGAGCGAGGCCGCGTCGCGCGCGAGCGTGGCGTGCGCGCCGGGGAGGACTTGGAGCGTGACGCGCGCGGTGAGGATTTCGCGAAGCAGTTCGGTGAGGCGCGGGATGATCGTGCGCACGTCGTGCGTGGCTTGCGTCGCGGCAGCGGCGAAGGCGGATGCGGTGAGCGCGCGCACACGCGCGGGGTCGCAGATGTGGCGGCGCAGGAGCGCGAAGGCGCCGGCCTGGAGTTTTTCGAAGGAGAGAAAGGATGCGGCGAGCGGGGCGAGGGAGCGGAGGCTTTTGGCAAGGTCGCGCTCCGTCCAGGCGAGCTCGTATTTGAGGTGGAGTTCGAGGAGGCGGAATAGGCCGCGCCGGGTTTCCCCGCGCGCGTTTTCGGGTGTGCGAAAGAGGCGGAGCGAGACGCCGTCGGGTGTTTGCGCGGCAGGGGTGGCCCGCCCGCGGGGTTGTTTGCCTGGCGGAACGGGCGCTGACTGGCCACTGCACAATCCCGGATACGCCTCGACGGGGACGCCGGCGAGGTCGCCGATGATGATGCGCTCGGGGATGTCGCCGAAGGCCCATGTCTCGGCGGGCGGTTTTTCGTGGCGTTTGCGCGCGCGTTTCCACATGGCGGGATCGTCGCGCGAGACGGCGGCGCTGACTTCGCGGGTGCGGGCGCCGAGCGCGGCGCGGATTTCGTCGAGTTCGCGGCTGGCGCAGATTTCCCCTCCGTCGTCGTCGAGCACGCGGACGCGGACGCGGAGGTGGTCGGGCGGCGGTTTTTGCGCGAAGGTGACGACGGGGATTTGAATGTTAAAGCGCTCGGCGATTTGCGCGGCGAGGGATTCGGCGATGGTTTCGCGGCGGCCGGTGAGGCGGTCTCGCAAGGTGATTTGTGCGGCGAGCGTTTTTGCGGTTTCGGCGAGGGGCATGAACGCGCGGCGGAGTTCCTTGGGCACGGCGCGCAGGTGGTGCTCGACCTTGGCTTCGAGGTGCCCGGGCACGGCCCAGTCGAGCGCGGCGGGCGTGAGCGCCTCGGCTTCGCGGATGTTGACTTGGATGGTGACGCCGTCGTCGGCCTGACCGGGCTTGTAGGCGTAGGAGAGCGGGAGCGCGCGGTTTTCGAGGGGGACGGTTTCGGGGAAGGCGAGGGTGTCGTGCCGGAGTTCCTCGGGCGCGCGCAGGTCCTCGATTTGCATTTCGAGGAAATGCGGGTCGCGCGGTTTGCGTTCGCGGACGAGGGTTATGAGTTCGGGGACGGCGGACACGGCTGAATGTTGAATGCGGATTTCGGAA
This genomic interval carries:
- a CDS encoding endonuclease/exonuclease/phosphatase family protein is translated as MSSHPYFALFSGGGCGQVTHMRFNIISRIGLFFALAISGVVGTALAETPLRVVSYNIHAGRGMDKQLDLARIAGVLRQLNADVILLQEVDVRTKRSGGVDQATELGRMLGMRSYFAKAMSYGGGEYGNAVLSKLPFAHTSTLALVGGVEPRSAGIVEIVLPRIGAKDAAAANNGFRVMLVSVHLDHKKKETQMEHAKLISTEVARLMDKNSSVVAIWGGDFNARETSPIWDALGKEHNWSMPKKHETAKATFPSHNPKSEIDWFLYRTRGTKKTTLAVREYKAVSEPMASDHCPVVFAVELRDGR
- a CDS encoding endonuclease/exonuclease/phosphatase family protein, with protein sequence MNKIIPALLLFFASHIALADNLYIASFNIRTDAASDYKKFDGWSQRVPVISSLIRFHDFDFVGTQEVKPNQLADMLKLMPEYAHIGVGRDDGTEKGEHCALFYKKDKYTLLEQDTFWLSETPGIAGSKGWDARYARICTWGKFQSKTGAKQTVYIFNLHMDHKGVQAREESAKLVLKMMKSIAGKSPALIMGDFNVTQISAPYAVLAKSNYVTDCFDAAPIKHLPNGTFNGFNVNRRTDERIDHIFVTKQFTVERYAILGECYWIPVPKELMKEGDTEKSLAKKGLPKLPSDHFPVAVKVRLAE